Genomic window (Pyrus communis chromosome 13, drPyrComm1.1, whole genome shotgun sequence):
TACTCTGGTTTTGAATCTCCGCGATGAATGCCTCGTTGTTGTTGTCgacagagaagaaagagagagaacccAGGCCGTGGTGGTGCTGATTTTCAGATCAGCTTTGGTGGTTgtcgaagagaagaagaaaaagcgTTGGTGCGGGTGGAGGAAAGGGAACGCCCGCATCCCtggttattttttaattttttaaatccgACTACGAGACggaaaaaaatttatgtaataaatGTTCAAAATCACGAAATTTAaaagtagtaaactgagatttcttgtattataaaattcaaaaaatgatTATAACATTAAGATTTTGGACCGTTATTTTCATCTTGTAAATGATATTTTAAGCACTACGTATTTAATTTTAACCAGTTTGTAAATTCCAGCCTGAGTTGGCATTCATGTGACAAGTGAGTGGCATTCATGTGACAACTGTGTCCAAGTTGGCAATGGCATACATGTGATCAGTGTGCTACAGCaattaaatttcaaacaaaaagtcgttttccttccccttttttttttgcctttttggGAAAGATCTGGCATAAAAGGttgaattagatttttttaaaattattattattattaagtgtTATTttgaaactattataataatttttttttgaacaaaagataTTTTCTAACTAAAGAAGTGGGGATTGGGAGCCTCACAATGGACCAGACATAGTAATTTGCATttgatgagaatcaaacctaaaacatctaacttataagtgaaaaagaatactacAAACCGTATAATTAAGTaacgaaactattacaataattagaaaatatagaaattttGGACCCAGAACACATCGATCATATCACTATGATATTGATTagatataaagaaaataaattctctatttaattaattataggtcaaacaatttgacaaaaattagaGTAGTTGTATCATTTTAGCATTATTAAATGaagattttttatgaaatggtCAAAATGAGAAAAGGGGAACAAACTCAGAAATTAATTCTATTCGCTTCAAATTTCAGAGatcaaaataaagagttatGTAAATTTCAAACATCATTTTTGCCAAAAAGTctattaattatttgttttctcgCCCAACATTCGGCGACGAAGAAAATAATTATCCATTTCTTAAATCAGCCAGTAGGACGTAGACACGCTAATCACGCGTCGAACCCGCGTCCCCAAATCTAACACCTGACCAAATGGCGTGTCCTGATTGGTCCTCCCCGCTACCTTCATCACCAAGTATAACACGGCGACCTACCGTATCACTTTCAAAATCGCACGGGGTCCAGACAGAATATCAAGAGACAAAAATATCTCCAGCCCAGCGGGCCCCTTTCAAAGTACAACCACCATAACTGTTTTTCAAAACAACGTTGCACCCTggaaactctctctctctctctctctctctctctctctctctctctctccctaggTCGGTGCTGAAAACGCCCTCAAATTTCAGGGAGCCCCACATGGATCGGAGCTGGGATGACCAAGAAGGCGACTGTTACAGTAGAAAAACCTCCACCGCCTTTGACCGAACTTTCAGGATTTTTATCGAAGAGGGGAACAAACTCAGAAATTAATTCTATTCGCTTCAAATTTCAGAGatcaaaataaagagttatGTAAATTTCAAACATCATTTTTGCCAAAAAGTctattaattatttgttttctcgCCCAACATTCGGCGACGAAGAAAATAATTATCCATTTCTTAAATCAGCCAGTAGGACGTAGACACGCTAATCACGCGTCGAACCCGCGTCCCCAAATCTAACACCTGACCAAATGGCGTGTCCTGATTGGTCCTCCCCGCTACCTTCATCACCAAGTATAACACGGCGACCTACCGTATCACTTTCAAAATCGCACGGGGTCCAGACAGAATATCAAGAGACAAAAATATCTCCAGCCCAGCGGGCCCCTTTCAAAGTACAACCACCATAACTGTTTTTCAAAACAACGTTGCACCCTggaaactctctctctctctctctctctctctctctctctctccctaggTCGGTGCTGAAAACGCCCTCAAATTTCAGGGAGCCCCACATGGATCGGAGCTGGGATGACCAAGAAGGCGACTGTTACAGTAGAAAAACCTCCACCGCCTTTGACCGAACTTTCAGGATTTTTATCGAAGACCTAGTCGGCGTAACTATTCGAACCCCTTATATACCCACTCCCAAGCTCCCCAAACCGCCATTTTCACCCACCACACCCACcttcccctccctctctctctctgtcttacCCAGTTCACTGCCATTAACAAAGAGTGAGAATTTCGTTCTATGAGCCCAAAAGACAAGAGCCACCCAAAGTCTCCACCCACTTCAGCTGAATTCGACCCGGAATCAATTGGGTTATCGGAATTTCGACTCGAAGTGTCGGAACCGTTACTGGGTTCTCAGCCGATTCCTTCGTTCACTTCTCCTGTAATGGAATTCGAAGCCTTCTCTTCTGTAAACCCATTGGGTGCTTTTGACTTCACTGAAAAAGTTTCAATTCCAACGTCGTCTATGGGCGGCGGTGGTGCGGAGGACGTGGTTGTTCCGCCGCAGCCACTGGAATGTCTGCAGGGCACTCTGGTGCCTCCATTTCTGTCCAAGACTTTCGATTTGGTCGAGGACCCCTCGCTGGATTCGATCATATCGTGGGGCTCCGGCGGCCACAGCTTCGTGGTGTGGGACCCATCGGAGTTTTCCAGATTCATCTTACcgaggaacttcaagcacaacaaTTTCTCAAGTTTTGTGCGGCAGCTTAATACTTATGTGGGTATTTTGCAGTAACACAGCCTGTATTGGCTGCTGTGATCtgtatgtaatttttttttcttgttctttaattctttaatttgtttttctttctgtgttTTAAATTTGTTGTTTGTTGTCTGAATTGGGTTTGATGAGGTTAATTCTGTATAGATGTAGCCGAGGCAATTAGTATTTGTATTAAGCTCGCGATGTAAGATTCTGTAGGAGATGGTGTTGTATTCTTAACTCCCAATTTGTTGTATGTGTAGAGATTCATATGTAATTGaccaaaatgaaataataaaaggaTTCTTTTGTGAGAAAAAGGTTTCTTCGATGAAAAGCTTGGCGATTTGTTTTCCAGTTTCCAATAGTTTACGCAGGTGAAGTGACAGAAGAAATGAATTGCTGCTTTTGTTGttcttgatgatgatgatgatgtttaTGATGTTGTTGACGCTGATGATGATTGATGTTGTTGATGATATAAGGATGATGTGGTTCTACTTTAATGGGCATGTAATCATCTCATCTCTCTGGATAATATAAGATGTTTTTTAGGATTGTCTTTAATCATGAAGCTTAGAATAGTGAATCTaaatggaaatggtagaggttgttcttttatttatttagtagtTAGGATCGGAGGCTTCTACGAGAAGAACATCTTCCCCTCTTGAGTATGTACTGGAGAGGGGAGTCCGTCAAGTAGAATTCAGGTTCCCTTCGAAATctgttattatacaagtgtaTATTACCCCATTAAAATTTCTCTGATTgttttttatgtgatttacaGATTGTAAGCGAGGTTCAGTTCTTCATATGCATGAAAGTTGATGGCCTCACATTGTCTTTTGTGATGATTAGATTGCTAATTGAATGATTGTATATATCTTTTGATTTCTGTTATATCGCCTTcccattcatttttttaattattttgggtCTCGCATTCACAGGGTTTTCGCAAGGTTGACACAGATAAGTGGGAGTTTGCGAATGAAGCTTTTCAGAAGGGCAAAAGACATTTGTTGAAGAGGATCCAGAGGCGCAGGTCACCTCAGTCTCTGCAAGTTGGGAGCTTTACTGGGCCTTCTGCGGAAGCAGGGAAGTCTGGAGTCGAAGGTCAGATAGAGACATTGCGGAAAGAGAGGAGTATGTTAATGCAGGAGGTTGTTGaattgcagcagcagcagcgggGCACAGTTGACCATGTGAAGGTAGTGAATCAGAGGCTTCAGTCTGCGGAGCAGAGACAGAAGCAGATGGTTTCTTTCTTGGCCAAGATGCTTCAGAACCCGGCATTCATGGCCCGACTTCAACAAAAGACTGGACAGAAAGACAGAGGCTCTTCAAGGGTGAGGAGGAAATTTGTTAAGCATCAGCAGCATGAACTCAGTAAGTCAGATTCAGATATGGAAGGCCAGATTGTGAAGTACCAGCCTGCTTGGAGAAACCAAACCATATCCTCTACAGCGCCGGATTCAAATCCAGTTCCTTTTGAACAATCTCCTCATTATCCTTCACAAGTTACGACAGGAAAACTGTGTTTGGATGCTGAAAGCACGGCATTCCAATTTGTGGACGCTGCACTAGATGAATTAGCAATCACACAAGGATTTCTTGAAACACCAGAGCAAGAAGGCAAAGGGGCGTCAAGCATGGTAACTGAAGATCCTTTTTTCAAAGGGAAGAGTGTTCTAAGCCCACAACAAGAGGCTAATCCCGAGCATTATGTCTCTTTCGAGGAAGGTTTGTTGAAGGACAGGACTTTTCCAGAACTGTTTTCTCCAGGGATGGAGAGCATGATTAAACAAGAAGACATATGGAGCATGGATTTTGATGTCAGTGCCGGTATGTCAACTTCTATGAATGAGTTATGGGGTAATCCAGTCAACTATGATGTGCCAGAGGTGGGAGTGACCGGTGGATTGTTAGATGTCTGGGATATCGATCCCCTGCAAGAGGCAGGAGGGTTGGGAATCAATAAGTGGCCAGCCCATGAATCTGCATTTGATGAGCCTCAGAGTCAAGGTGTCCAGTCTGCATCTAAAACTACTGATCCGTAGGGCTGCATTTGCTGCCCTTTCGGATCCTAGTCATTTTAAGTTGCAGGGGTCTATTATATGGACGGTTTATTAATGAATATATTAATTTGATAACAAAGTCTTACTCTTTCTTAATCATCCGCTTTTATTCCTTAAATCTTCGATTTCCGTCCTGATATTTGTTCTTTTCCCAACTCTGTTCTCACCTATTTTGTAGGTTGCGTTCCTTCTAGTTGTAGGCTCCATTAATCTCAAAGTTCTGTTGCTAACAAATAATAGAGCTGTGAAACTGCAGGTCTTTATCCTCTGGAAAGGTAGCTCGCTTCCGCCGGGGAAACGGGGTCGTGCGTATCGGATTTTGCCCTTCTGAGCTCGTGAAATTCCAGAAAGGTGAACTGTTTGAGTTTAACAGGTACAGAAATTAGTAGGCCAATCTGTTGAGATCATTCTTCTTCTCGTTGGTCTCCCAACTTTTAACGTTTACAATTTTTTGGACTGGATTTCTCCAGTTGGTGTACGAATACAAACACCGAAGAAGCATTGATGTGCATTACATTAGTGAAGAGTTGCTTTGAAGAACTGCCAGCCTTCTCAAAAACAGTGAGAAGAAGATTAGCGAACGTTCAAACTTGAAGCCGGCGAAATGGGTTAAGATTAGGCTAAATCAAAGATTCAGATGTCCACTGTCACCATATGGTACTTTATATTTTTGGGTTCATCTTTGGTAGTCCGGACTACCGGGTAGTTCAAACTTGAACATCAATTTTTCATACAATTGGATAGCGCCTAAATTAGCCCATGCCCAACGCGATTTTAAACCTGATTGGGCTGGTTAGAATGAAGTAATAACCTGCTCAAATTCAATCCGACCTTTACCCAATCATTTATTGTGTTGGGTCCATGTCAACCCAAATTCAACTcaatttttatcttaaattGCTCGTGCAGATATTTACCTTATCACACTTCATATTATATTGGGAGGGCTatacttgaaatttgatttctgGTTTTTAGTTGAACAATGAATGATAGTGTTGCTTTTACGTTTCTTCTGGTTAAAACTTTGGTGttgttttgtaattaatttcaaCTTTGCATATTTTAATAATGTAGTACAATATTAAACTTGATAGAGttaggcaaatttgaaccaaaccTTTGTAAGCTCGAACCCAATTTATATCCGGATAAACCAACATGAACTCGAAGTCAACCCAAGCTTGAATTATGAATTTCAGATTAGAATTGGGTTGACCATCTAAACCTCCCAACCCACCCGAATTGCATCCCTACTACTCGACTATTTTAGAAAAGTTGTATATTTTGTGCTTTTATTTAGTTCAAGTTCAACTCTGAAAAAGGAGTCATTAGCATCAGAGATGGCAAAAGTTGATCTGAATTGTATCTGCTATTACTTGAACAATTGAATTAAGTCATATTTAGTTAAATGTGGCAAGCAAACTTTCAGAAATATAACTAAAGAAAGAGAAAACAGTACATAACATAAAGCCAATCTTGACATTGGAATGTCGAATAACAGAGCCTTTCAGGCAACAAATTGCTGACGCAGTAACTAATTTTAACTCGCGGAGACGGAAGAGGCTATGGAAGCAGAAGGAATACAACAGATATAACTCATTCTGGGAATGCAACTAATTATATAAGCTAGATCTGTGAAATATGGGAAGAACAAAAATCCCGAGCTCCGCGGAGATCCATTACACCTGCTGACTCTAATCCTTGCAAGCACTGGCCGAAAAGCCGAAGTCTGTTAGTAGCAAGAGAGTA
Coding sequences:
- the LOC137713606 gene encoding heat stress transcription factor A-3-like — translated: MSPKDKSHPKSPPTSAEFDPESIGLSEFRLEVSEPLLGSQPIPSFTSPVMEFEAFSSVNPLGAFDFTEKVSIPTSSMGGGGAEDVVVPPQPLECLQGTLVPPFLSKTFDLVEDPSLDSIISWGSGGHSFVVWDPSEFSRFILPRNFKHNNFSSFVRQLNTYGFRKVDTDKWEFANEAFQKGKRHLLKRIQRRRSPQSLQVGSFTGPSAEAGKSGVEGQIETLRKERSMLMQEVVELQQQQRGTVDHVKVVNQRLQSAEQRQKQMVSFLAKMLQNPAFMARLQQKTGQKDRGSSRVRRKFVKHQQHELSKSDSDMEGQIVKYQPAWRNQTISSTAPDSNPVPFEQSPHYPSQVTTGKLCLDAESTAFQFVDAALDELAITQGFLETPEQEGKGASSMVTEDPFFKGKSVLSPQQEANPEHYVSFEEGLLKDRTFPELFSPGMESMIKQEDIWSMDFDVSAGMSTSMNELWGNPVNYDVPEVGVTGGLLDVWDIDPLQEAGGLGINKWPAHESAFDEPQSQGVQSASKTTDP